The segment TTCCAACACAATTTCTCCATATTGATCACACCATTTCCTAAAAATCCCATGAAAATTATCAAAAATTGGTGAAAGATAACTAAATTTTTCAAGAAGTTTGATTTTTTTGCTTACTTGGAGAAAAACTTTTTCAAGTCAGCTTTATCGATGGGAAGCCTTGTCGAAATCACATCAATTTTATCATCACTGAAATTTTCGGATCATTGAGTTATTTATTTTCATGGAttttacaaataaataaataaataaataaaaactactATATCTCAAAATCTATATTTCTTACGATAATTGAAGCTCTGCTTTGAGTTTTAGTAGCTCCTCCTTGATTTTATCTCCTAGAACCTGAGGAAATGATCGCATAAGCACAAGAATAGAAATGTAATTTCAATTATTTGTGTATAATAACATCTTTTATTTTTTCTACTCGATCACTTTACTAAAAAAACTAAACCAAATTGTTCTATCAAATTACCTTATCAACAAAGAAATCACCCGATGATCCATCCGTATGTAGCTTTCTCTTGATTTTGGTATCTTGTCCCTCTCCAACACCTAAAGAATTTTCATTGATCGAATCATTTAGTGATAAAGGAATCGTATCTTTCTCCAAATCATCACTCTTCTTCCATTTCATAAAACCATTAAAACCCCTCCTTTTCGCCTTCTTTGATGACGAATCCTCAATCACCACACTCTCTGACATCAAAATTGTCggtttttcttcatctttttctttcatttcacaattccaaaatgGGTTTTCTTGAGATACTCCAAGATTCTGAATACTCATATCAGAAATAACACTCTTATCTTTATCGTTTTTgtttgatgatgaagatgatgatgaaagaCCAAGAATCGATGCAGTTCCTTTGACTTGTTTGATTGTTGACTTTTGTGGCTTTGACTTGTTTTTGGAGCCGGAGTCTTGTAAGTCAATTACAGACCATTCGTCGTTTGGGTTTCTTTGTTGTGATCCAGCAACGACTATGTCTTTTGGGTTGATTTTGGCTCCTTGAGCTGAAAGTCTTTGCATCAATGGAGTTTTTGATGTGTGATACTCCTCTTCTGATATACAGTTTGCATATAGTAACTCCTGTAATCAAAATGAAGAAAGAAAAATCAACTTTCTTGACACCCAGAAAAAACCCAAATTGCAGTTTGTTCGAGTCTTGAAAGTGATACACAAATAATTAT is part of the Lactuca sativa cultivar Salinas chromosome 7, Lsat_Salinas_v11, whole genome shotgun sequence genome and harbors:
- the LOC111879816 gene encoding uncharacterized protein LOC111879816; protein product: MVYTYKPTYYSSVQDSIASICKNILPFSFKKRRLPAIAAAEQRLWKQQSDNLKWQQESFHQILNLIGLFNEGILAEAEVSAFRAHLLDTLISSPFDHEQPVILRDKLIFLQELLYANCISEEEYHTSKTPLMQRLSAQGAKINPKDIVVAGSQQRNPNDEWSVIDLQDSGSKNKSKPQKSTIKQVKGTASILGLSSSSSSSNKNDKDKSVISDMSIQNLGVSQENPFWNCEMKEKDEEKPTILMSESVVIEDSSSKKAKRRGFNGFMKWKKSDDLEKDTIPLSLNDSINENSLGVGEGQDTKIKRKLHTDGSSGDFFVDKVLGDKIKEELLKLKAELQLSDDKIDVISTRLPIDKADLKKFFSKKWCDQYGEIVLEVVRKEFKDHVQEIKNTCSAMKKEEQKRSEIKNTCFDMKKEEQKSLETKWTTFDEEDDENCHPNLFADTGRVSSGFGSQKDDRSVRVSKNRNSNDRLFKNNPFFDY